In the genome of Brienomyrus brachyistius isolate T26 chromosome 24, BBRACH_0.4, whole genome shotgun sequence, the window cagaagCCATGAAGCTGGTCATTGACTACGCCTACACGCACTCCGTGCTTGTCACGGCCGACAACGTGGAGAGCCTCCTGGCGGCTGCTGATCAGTTGAATATCCCAAGCATCATGGAGCACTGCAACAACTTCCTGCAGGACCAGCTCTGCCGTGACAACTGTGTTGGAATTTTTATAATCGCCGACGTCTACCACCTCAGCGAGCTGCGGGAGTCTGCATTCTTCTTCATGGTGAAGAATTTCAAACAAGTGGCCAGCTCCTCAGAGGAGTTCCTACAGCTCACTGTAGAGCAGCTTAGTAGTGTTgttgaaaaggatgagctgaacGTTAGCCAGGAGGAGGTGGTGTTTGACGCCATTCTCCGATGGATTGCGCATGAGCCTTCCAGCCGCAACTGCCACATTGCTGTgctgttgcccaaggtgagtataatGATACACTGTTCTCACTGACATGTGGACATAAGAATAGAACGCTAACTCAGCGAACTCCCTAGTCCTTAATACTGTATGTAGAGACTTAACATCCATTTCCATGTTCCATAAGTCTACAACTTAGGCTTCCAAGTATTACAAGTGGCAGTACAGTCTAACAAGCAAACTGAAAACATGAAGTACTGAAATGTCTTAAATCAAACAAGTGTTAAGACATatctgagactttcaaagtaaatggcttcagctaaagcaTTATGAAAATGAGAAATTTGGACTTGATGTTGTATCCTTTGTTAAAATGGCACcaaggaactcatgggaattctctccgTCTGGTTTCCTGTGTAGGTCCGGCTGGCTCGATTGAATGAAGAATACTTAATGAAGACTGTGATTAAAAATGATCTTGTAAAGGCCAGTAAGGAGTGCAGGCGCATTGTTAGCGACGCCTTGAAGGCCGTGTATGACTTGGACATCACCGGTCCACCAGGGTCTGACTTTGAGAACCCGCTGACCCGGCCACGCCTGCCATCGGAAATTTTGttggccattggtggctggACTGAAAGCCCAGCCAGTCAAGTCACAGCTTATGACACCCGAGCCGATCGCTGGGCAGATGTGGCACTGGAGCACGAGAGCCCCCTCTCCTACCATGGGTCTGTTTATTTAGATGGATTTGTTTATTGCATTGGGGGGACTGACGGATTAGTCTGCTCCAACAGCGTGCGGAGGTTCAACCCCTTTACGCGGACATGGGACCGGGTGGCCCCAATGCAGACACGCCGCTGTTATGTGAGCGTGGCTGTGGCCGATGGCTATATTTACGCCTTTGGCGGCTTTGATGGCCTCACGCGCCTCAACACAGCAGAGAGGTACGACCCGGCATCAAACAGCTGGACCTTCATCCAGCCCATGCAGGAGCGGAGGAGCGACGCCAGTGCCACCACACTGCACGGCAAGGTGGGTCAATGGGGGGAATCTGGCTGCATTTAATCTGGGGTGAGCTCCAGGTTCACTACAGCCGTGTACTGGATAAATGtttatggaaggtggatggattcaACATGCATTAACCAAATGTCCATATACTCTGGATCTCCATTACTAATCctatacagcagtgtttcctaaccccATCCATAGAGacctacagacagtccatgtttgggCTCCCTATGAATCCTCTGGCATggagctgtgagggagcaaaaacgtggagattctgcaggtcccagaggaccggaTCGGATAACACTGATATACAGCATTAGTGTCTTCATGTTTACAATGGTTTTCCTAGATATACGTCTGTGGTGGCTACAACGGTAATACGACCGTCCAAACCGCCGAGTGCTACGACCCGGTCACTGAGCAATGGACCACAATAGCCCCAATGAGAACTCCCCGGCATGGTGTTGGAGTAATTTCCTTCAAGGATAAAGTCTATGCAGTGAGTGACTCCTTTCATGTACCTTATACAGATATAGTTATATATAAGTCATATATAGCcaatgggaggttctaaggTTCCTACCCAATgagttcatgactttgggaATGTTGCTGTTTGTCTGTCCCTTTGGTGTCCAAGTGCTGACTTATATTTGGCGTCTCCCAGGTAGGGGGTACATTCCAGTACCGGCATTTAAGGAGCGTGGAGGCCTACGACCCGGTCACTAACTGCTGGCAAGCTGTGAAGCCCATGCATAACACACGGAGTAATTTTGGTATTGAGGTAATAGATGACCTGCTGTTTGTCGTGGGCGGCTACACTGGGTCCAGAACCACGAAAGTGGAATGTTTTGATGCTGAGACAGGGACCTGGTACGCCGCCCAGGACATGTGCTGC includes:
- the LOC125719943 gene encoding kelch-like protein 10 is translated as MNAQSTSKEMNSYDMEREIMSEAFGIFNDLRQTGALCDAVIVVNGVKFTVHKIILCGCSTYFRALFASGWNVKGKDEYIIPGISPEAMKLVIDYAYTHSVLVTADNVESLLAAADQLNIPSIMEHCNNFLQDQLCRDNCVGIFIIADVYHLSELRESAFFFMVKNFKQVASSSEEFLQLTVEQLSSVVEKDELNVSQEEVVFDAILRWIAHEPSSRNCHIAVLLPKVRLARLNEEYLMKTVIKNDLVKASKECRRIVSDALKAVYDLDITGPPGSDFENPLTRPRLPSEILLAIGGWTESPASQVTAYDTRADRWADVALEHESPLSYHGSVYLDGFVYCIGGTDGLVCSNSVRRFNPFTRTWDRVAPMQTRRCYVSVAVADGYIYAFGGFDGLTRLNTAERYDPASNSWTFIQPMQERRSDASATTLHGKIYVCGGYNGNTTVQTAECYDPVTEQWTTIAPMRTPRHGVGVISFKDKVYAVGGTFQYRHLRSVEAYDPVTNCWQAVKPMHNTRSNFGIEVIDDLLFVVGGYTGSRTTKVECFDAETGTWYAAQDMCCSRSSLSCCVVPALPSMVE